One window from the genome of Oryza glaberrima chromosome 3, OglaRS2, whole genome shotgun sequence encodes:
- the LOC127765495 gene encoding probable glutathione S-transferase GSTU1: MAEEKELVLLDFWVSPFGQRCRIAMAEKGLEFEYREEDLGNKSDLLLRSNPVHRKIPVLLHAGRPVSESLVILQYLDDAFPGTPHLLPPANSGDADAAYARATARFWADYVDRKLYDCGSRLWRLKGEPQAAAGREMAEILRTLEAELGDREFFGGGGGGRLGFVDVALVPFTAWFYSYERCGGFSVEEVAPRLAAWARRCGRIDSVAKHLPSPEKVYDFVGVLKKKYGVE, from the coding sequence atggcggaggagaaggagctGGTGCTGCTCGATTTCTGGGTGAGCCCGTTCGGGCAGCGGTGCCGGATCGCCATGGCGGAGAAGGGGCTGGAGTTCGAGTACCGCGAGGAGGACCTCGGCAACAAgagcgacctcctcctccgctccaaCCCCGTCCACAGGAAGAtccccgtcctcctccacgccggccgcccCGTCTCCGAGTCCCTCGTCATCCTCCAGTACCTCGACGACGCGTTCCCCGGCaccccccacctcctccctccggcgaactccggcgacgccgacgccgcgtaCGCGCGCGCCACGGCGAGGTTCTGGGCGGACTACGTCGACAGGAAGCTCTACGACTGCGGGTCCAGGCTGTGGAGGCTCAAGGGTGagccgcaggcggcggcggggcgcgagATGGCGGAGATCCTCCGCACGCtggaggcggagctcggcgacCGGGAgttcttcggcggcggcggcggcggcaggctcggGTTCGTCGACGTCGCGCTCGTGCCGTTCACGGCGTGGTTCTACAGCTACGAGAGGTGCGGCGGGTTCAgcgtggaggaggtggcgccgaggctggcggcgtgggcgcggcggtgcGGCCGGATCGACTCCGTCGCCAAGCACCTCCCCTCGCCGGAGAAGGTCTACGACTTCGTCGGCGTCCTCAAGAAGAAGTACGGCGTCGAGTAG
- the LOC127765491 gene encoding transcription factor PCF6, which yields MEAAVGDGEGGGGGGGRGKRGRGGGGGEMVEAVWGQTGSTASRIYRVRATGGKDRHSKVYTAKGIRDRRVRLSVATAIQFYDLQDRLGFDQPSKAIEWLINAASPAIDTLPSLDPAAFAAIPHAAAADAAPTRRRSQQQQLSNKSGCSSTSETSKGSDKEVTVASAPAQAASFTELLIAGVAASSAGGGAIGNGADCVGIAHPGKGGAEGASTYGFSAASSFGDAPPIGMVPAPPFNFSAPGADMAAHYSLAQDQLAAPPPPAGGDYNLNFSMSSGFLGANRGTLQSNSPSNMSGHHHHHHQQQLQRLDGSTISFLLGHAAAAAHPAASEGQITSTAALQLWDGFRHSGMKEKSKN from the coding sequence atggaggcggcggtgggggacggggaaggcggcggcggcggcggcgggcgggggaagcgtgggcggggaggaggaggaggggagatggTGGAGGCGGTGTGGGGGCAGACGGGGAGTACGGCGTCGCGGATCTACAGGGTGAGGGCGACGGGGGGGAAGGACAGGCACAGCAAGGTGTACACGGCGAAGGGAATCCGCGACCGCCGCGTCCGCCtctccgtcgccaccgccatccAGTTCTACGACCTCCAGGACCGTCTCGGCTTCGACCAGCCGAGCAAGGCCATCGAGTGGCTCATCaacgccgcctcccccgccatcGACACCCTCCCGTCCCTCGaccccgccgccttcgccgccattccccacgccgccgccgctgacgccgcgcCCACGCGGCGGCgttcgcagcagcagcagctcagcaACAAGTCCGGATGCAGTAGCACGTCGGAGACCAGCAAGGGGTCGGACAAGGAGGTCACCGTGGCGAGCGCCCCGGCGCAGGCCGCATCGTTCACTGAGCTGCTCATTGCTGgggtggcggcgtcgtcggcgggggGTGGCGCCATTGGCAACGGCGCCGACTGCGTGGGCATCGCGCACCCCGGGAAAGGAGGCGCGGAGGGGGCGTCCACGTACGGCTtctccgccgcctcgagctTCGGCGACGCGCCACCGATCGGCAtggtgccggcgccgccgttcaACTTCTCCGCCCCCGGCGCCGACATGGCGGCGCACTACTCGCTCGCCCAGGACCAGCTggcggcgcctccgcctcctgccGGAGGCGACTACAACCTCAACTTCTCCATGTCCTCGGGTTTCTTGGGTGCCAATAGGGGGACCCTTCAGTCCAATTCGCCGTCGAACATgtccggccaccaccaccaccaccatcagcaGCAGCTCCAGAGGCTGGACGGCTCCACCATTTCCTTCCTGCttggccacgccgccgccgcggcgcacccGGCGGCGTCCGAGGGCCAGATCACCAGCACCGCCGCGTTGCAGCTGTGGGATGGATTCCGCCACTCCGGCATGAAGGAGAAGAGCAAGAACTGA